A genome region from Litoribacterium kuwaitense includes the following:
- a CDS encoding DUF3817 domain-containing protein has protein sequence MLSTALGRFRFIGILEGISFILLLAVAMPLKYGAGMDMAVSIAGMAHGVLFILYIMAIAHVTMTDSWKAPRITGAVLAAFIPFGPFYLDARLKKEAI, from the coding sequence ATGTTAAGCACGGCTTTAGGACGTTTTAGGTTCATTGGAATCTTAGAAGGCATTTCTTTTATCCTACTGCTCGCTGTAGCCATGCCGCTTAAATACGGAGCAGGAATGGACATGGCTGTCAGCATTGCCGGTATGGCTCATGGTGTATTATTTATTTTATATATCATGGCTATTGCGCACGTAACGATGACCGACAGCTGGAAGGCACCTCGCATTACTGGAGCTGTACTCGCAGCATTTATTCCATTTGGTCCATTTTATTTAGATGCGCGCCTAAAAAAAGAAGCCATTTAG